The Aquila chrysaetos chrysaetos chromosome 16, bAquChr1.4, whole genome shotgun sequence genome has a segment encoding these proteins:
- the LOC115351925 gene encoding cAMP-dependent protein kinase inhibitor alpha-like — translation MTEVEPVLDFASSGRTGRRNALPDILGSPAGVSPSDLPLKLAEMSLNAGSAQEMQSPSAEVPPPQPPSPELKDTS, via the exons ATGACCGAGGTGGAACCCGTGCTGGACTTCGCATCCTCTGGGAGAACGGGCCGGCGCAATGCCCTGCCCGACATCCTGGGCTCGCCGGCCGGCGTCAGCCCCTCTGACCTGCCCCTCAAGCTGGCCGAGATGTCCCTGAACGCAG GCAGCGCCCAGGAGATGCAGTCGCCCTCGGCGGAGGTGCCCCCTccgcagccccccagccccgagcTGAAGGACACGTCCTAA